The genomic DNA CTCTGCAGACAGTGGTGTCCTGGAAAAAGAAGCAGCCATGGTTATGAGTGCAGTGGGACtaggatatgactaaattaagaaaaggaaagtaGTTCCATGTTTGTTTCTTTCAGATTTAGTTCACTGCGGGTGTAAACTGAAAGACGACCTGACGTTGGATTCCTATGGGATCAGGTCTGGATCTACGTTACACATCTTAAAGAAAGTCTGGCCAGAACCTGAGGTCAAACCAGGCAAGTTTATTTCCATTTATCCATTTCTTCACTTTGATTATGTAAGCGAGCACCAGTTTGTCAAGTGCTGTGGAGGCTGTTGAATTTCCCCTTTCCCAGTTCCTGATTGTGAATTCACTgccgcttgcacaacccccCATATGATCAAGGACAGTAGATTATCACACACTTTCTGTCCAATCTGTGTGTGTTCTTATCACCTGctagtgttgggttcccatacAGTGGCGTATTGTGTACTGAGAGTcccgctaagctccatgtgacaaCCTCCCCCTCTCCCTACTCGCTCAGGTGCCTGGACCAGTTATATCATGCTGGAAGAGACCCAGTAAAAATTCTATTTCTCAAAGACAgacatttgtgtttgtgtggatgcctggccaggtcTAGATTAAGTTAAACATTAATTTGGTACCACATGCTGATAACAGCAGTGGaattgtgtgtttgttataTATAGCCTGTAATactttatttacactgatcagccataacattaaaaccacctccttgtttctacactcactgtccattttatcagctccacttaccatatagaagcactttatagttctacaattactgactgtagtccaactatttctctacatactttgttagcctgctttcaccctgttcttcaatggtcaggacccccacaggaccaccacagagcaggtattatttaggtggtggatcattctcagcactgcagtgacactgacatggtggtggtgtgttagtgtgtgttgtgctggtatgagtggatcagacacagcagcgctgctggagtttttaaataccgtgtccactcactgtccactctattagacactcctacctagttggtccaccttgtagatgtaaagtcagagacgatcgctcatctattgctgctgtttgagttggtcatattctagaccttcgtcagtggtcacaggacgctgcccacaggacgctgttggctggatattttggttggtggactattctcagtccatcagtgacagtgaggtgtttaaaaactccatcagcactgctgtcttatccactcataccagcacaacacacactaacacaccaccaccatgtcagtgtcactacagtgctgagaatcatccaccacccaaataatacctgctctgtggtggtcctctgggggtcctgaccattgaagaacagggtgaaagcaggctaaaaagtatgtagagaaactgatggactacagtcagtaattgtagaactacaaagtgcttatatatggtaagtggagctgatgaaatggacagtgagtacagAAACAAGGACATAATggtagtggtcataatgttatgcctcatcggtgtatattgctTGTTCTTTTTAGGTTGACTAATAATACAATGTAAATGCCCACAAACTGCCCATATGTGGTAGATATACCTGATACAATCTCAAATCATTATCAGTACAAGGTCAACATAGCTAATAATGGATAATTCATTGACCCCTTCTTTCAGCCACTCCAGGGAAGGTTCACTACTGTGCCaggttttctccatttgtggataatgactctcactgtggtttgctggagctCAAGAGCTTTGGCAAAggctttgtaaccttttccagactAGTAGATTTCAGCGGCTTTGTTTTGCATCTTTATTTGTATCTCTTTAGAACGTGGcgtcatgtgctgcttttttacTTTGTAGCAGTTAATAAAGCATTATAGGTCTTTTGttttaatctctctctctctctctctctctctctctctctctctctctctctctctctctcatgcacatacacacagagcCAGTGAACAAAAGTGCTGCTGCTCGAGAGTTCAGACTACTTCAGGCTGCTATGCACTCCAATGCTGCCTACAGAGACACAGTAAGTAGGCTGCATGATTAAATATACATGATGCACGTAGTCTGTAGTCAGCAAAGCCAAACCACTTAACATGTACATGTGTCGTGTCTAGCCGTTGGTCTCCTACATGCATTAACATGtaagtgcacccttagtgcttgTTCCAAGTGGTTAAATAGGTGGGTTAagtcagaaagggcatctggcataaaacCATGCTAAATCAAATATGCGAATGAATTACCCGCTGTGGCACCATCTAATGGGAGCAGCCAGGTGGAgtcatgttttcatttattcacaGCGGATCATTCTAATCTGCATACCTGATGAGGCACCGTTTTAACACAGGATGACCTTTCTGATGCAACCCAccttatttttatccaggcttgggaccggcactgagagcgcactgataaACAATAGGTGGGGCCAACTCTGTATTAATGCCTCTGGTTTTGAAATAGGGTGTTTAAATACGTTTTCCCCCTTTAATTACAGGTATTTAAGCTGCTAAGCAATAAAGAATCTTTGGATCAGATCATAGTTGCCTCACCTGGACTCAGATCAGACCCTGTAGCACTGGGTAACTCAGTCACTTTCATTCTTTGGCTTCTCTCTCATTTTTTTGGTTTTGAAATGCAAACAAACTGCTTGTTTTCTTATTTGGTTTACCAGGTGTACTTCAAGACAAGGATCTATTTGTGCAGTTCACAGACCCCAATCTGCTTGACGTGTGAGTTCTCAATGGAACACTGTAGTTGAACATGGATTCACGTTTTGCCATTTTCACCCATAGATTTGTACTCACCCAGAATGGCGAagtaaaaatatgcattttttGAAATGGGgtagcatggtggctcggtcggtagcactgtcaccccacagtgagaaggtcctggctttgatTTCAAGGTGGAGTGACCCTTTGCTGTGGGACTCAGAACTGTGGTCAGGTGCAGCCTGTTCACTCAAATTATCTATGACATGTATCAGGAACTTGATTGGTGTTCACCTGTTGCAAATTCTATTGAgtggacatagtttggaaatTAACACCCGGGTTTATAAAGGCCCACAATTTAtactgcattgtcaggacaaaaaccaagccataAAGTCCAAGGAATAGGGAAAGGAATAGAGCAGGGCAAGGATATAAAATATCTTagactttaaataaacagaatcCTAGAACCCTCCCAAATGTAAACTATGAACTAACTGCAGTGCTGTTCCTCATTGATGCATTACATGGTTTGTTGTAAATGACTAACCACCCACAGATTACCCATTTGTGCCTATAATGTAAtgcaaaatcaataaaaaacccTCAACATCTCTGCTGACTTACAGCTTGATCCAGTCTCATCCATCGTTGGTGAATGCCATCATCCTGATCCTTCACTCTGTGACGAGTGCCTTGCCAGGCCAATCCAATGCCAGCACTTCCCGTAATGTATCTGAAATGCCAGGTAAGTTTCTACTCAGAGTGAAGCTTCtgcagtgtattttatttacagtgctgTTTGCGGTCATGCATTTTTGTCTACGGTTTTAACATTTCCTTATTCTTGTCTGTGATAGGAGGATTTATGTTTGAAGGCATGTCTGATGATGATGACGATTTCCAATCTGTAAGTCATCAGTTGTTAACACTTCATATTTCATATTAGTTTAAGTCTaatgaagtgatttatttgGTATGGAAAACTTGCGTTAGCATAATGTACAGTGCAGAAAGGTCTACACATCCTAATTTAATTAAAGTCCAAATAAATCTTATCAGTAtttgatattattaataatgacatGTACACTGTATAGCTAAAGAAAGCAAATACAATCACTAattattataactgacaacaCGTTTAGGAcgggtgcttgggtggctcagtggtaaaTCATGCTAGCCCCCTACTGCTGAGAACTGGgctttaaatctcagctgtgccattCTTTGCAGAGGTGATTGGTAATTTCCGAGGTGGCAGGGTGTGGGGGATGGTTTTTCAGTGTGCTGTttgtgccagtcccaagcccagataaaataagtAGGGGTACGTCAGGCATCCAGTGTAAACCTGTGACAAATCAGGTATGTAGACCAGGTTAGGAAATGTGTATTTAAccaaaaagtaaaaatagaaaatagaaacGCCATAGCAAAATCATGTGCAGCATGTACAACAGGTCACAAGATCATGATAAGATGGTTAATTCAAGTTTTAAACGTAATTCTAATCGCATGCAATGCATCCAGACCAACTGAAGTCTCAGTTTTGGTGATTTGTAAACTCAAGCAGTGTAGAAATTGTTACTGAAATGAGTGTCTGAAATGATTCTGTCTGAAATTATTCATTCTGATGTACTGTATCTTGCTGTAGGAAAATCGTGCAGGATCATTGAGGCCGAGGCCGATGAATCTGAGCAGCGGTGGAGCTACAGGGCCTCGGCCCATCACTCAGAGCGAGCTAGCTACAGCCCTAGCACTGGCTAACACTCCAGACAGCAGTGCAGTTACACCCAGCCAAGTAAGATTTAAAACACCATACACCCACCTACAGTATCCGTAACTGGAATGTTTTGCTCAGCAGGAGCAAACAGCCTAGAAATTGCAGTCATAACTGATACACATACAACCAGTTACTAGATTAAGGGGGCAATAACTTTTTCCACAAGGGGAGCTCTTACCAAATCTCACATGTTTTTTCTGTCTCTGTAGGACATGTCCTCTGGCAGCTCTTCTGTGGCAGCTGGGACTCCCGTCTCTAGCACTGTGTTCAGTCGGGCGCTGCAGCAGGCTCTACAGGCCACCGGTGTCAGCTCTctgcaggtaacacacacacacacaatgcatgcTAACACACTCCAGCTGAGATCTGTGTACATAACACCTTTACACCTCGGTGCTGTGCATATTCTTTACCCTTTAGTTTACAAATGGCCAGCGCCtaatgtagtgtttttgtacccATGCTGTATGTGTATTGGTactagggatgcaaattttgtacatttaatttacctGATAACTCACCGTCAACAGACGATGGTGAACTAATAATCGACAAGCTTACAGCATCCCATTGCAGTATTCCATTTcagtataaaacacatcacagagCTTCGTATAAACAGGTCTTTATATAGCAGTATTTTATAGCTCTTCAGAGTTCTAACGTTCTTCTGAGACATGATCCACACATGCagccttatttacatttttaacatttagcagatgctcttatccagagcgacttgcagaagtgcttccacagtaaacatttccctactctgGTTTAAGTAGACAgcagtccaaggatacaaatctgcttaAACCAAGTTTTTGTAataaacaagaaataaaaaagagcattagttctcagcttaagtgcttagtaaagtggtgggtttttaatcgtcttttgaagacagttcgttccaccacttgggtgcaagccTAGATGCTCGTCTTCCCcaagtcctgggtggaggatcaagtcgagcgagactagtggctcagaggttgcatggtacagacCATGGTTTTATGAGTTCactaaggtagcttggggctggtccatttttggctttgtaggcgtgagtttaatagtggacatgggagcacctgcgaggagggagttgcagtagtccagctgtGAGATTACTGGCACTAAACAGCGTCTGGTTGGGATTTTAATGCCCAGTAGTTCCGTTATTGATGattgtaataatataaatgcataGAAAACTTCTCTGGAAGAATGCGGTGTATGTGCATTTAGGGTGAGGCTTAACTCAGCGATCTGTAGCTCCACTCTCAGTTCAGATCCAACCATCAGCTGTTGagaatgaatttaaatgatATTTCGAATCAATGGCATCTCTATTTGGCACCAGTACTTGCACTCGGGAGCAGTATCTGTATCAGCAAAATATACAGCAGGGTCTAAAGGTCTCCCAAAACTGGGTGCTATGAGAGAGTTTGGTAAGACCTGAGAGGATAaataaatgcagccaaatacaggaacatccttAAAGAAAACATTGTCCAGAGTGCTTAATGACTCAGACTGCAATGACGTTCCATTCAACAACCCAAATGACCCTGCAGTGGCTTTGGAGCAAGCTTCTAATTGTCCTTGAGTGGTCCAGACAGTGCTCAGATTTAAATCCTATCGAACACGTCAGGAGACCTGAAGTGGGCAGTTCACAGATGTTTGCCAACCGATATGacagagcttgagaggatctgccatggAGAGTGTGATAAGCTTGTAGGATCCATGTTTGATCTATGCTTGCTAATTTGTTCATAAGTCATATTTTAATAGACTCACTGGTTAAATATTCTACTTGCTTtacacgggcggcacggtggctaagtaggtagcactgtcgcctcacagcaagaaggtgcggtgttctatccccaggtggggcggtccgggtcctttctgtgtggagtttgcatgttctccctgtgtctgcgtgggtttcctccgggtgctctggtttcctcccacagacgtgcaagtgaggtacaaaattggagatacaaaattgtccatgactgtgtttgatataaacttaagcagtgatgaatcttgtgtaatgagtaactactgttcctgtcatgaatgtaaccaaaagtgtaaaacatgatgtcatGCCTGGTTTTCTTTCCTCCTGTTGTGTAGGGTCGCTGGCAGACACAGATGCAGCAGCTGAGAGATATGGGCATCAGGGATGAGGAGCTGGCATTACGGGCTCTCCAGGCTACAGACGGAGATCTGCAGGCAGCACTGGAGCTTATCTTTGCTGGAGGACTTTGAACAAAATGAGGaacttttattaaatattgCTTTTTTTGTAATAGGCgaacattaaacattatttgttggattattaaaacataaaaatgaataaatgtgttttcttcTTACAGCAAATAGGGCAGATTTTAACTGTAATAGCTTGATTTTACCACTAGATGGCAACACGACACTTGGCAGAAATCAGACTGCACTATGGTACGTATGGTCTTGTTTAGGATTATTTACAGGGTAGAAGAACCTGGTGGATTCTGGGCATTTATAAATCAGTTTATTGTGCTTGGGTGGTACAAATTATAGGGTTCGAATCCTTAGGCCGGACGGACATGTTCACACAGACGTGAGTGGCTACGTCTGAATCTTAGTGATGTATTGGTGTCCTGTAATcaggtgtgtgttactgcattgtgtccAGTGACCCTCTGCGATCCTGACCAGggtgaagcagtggtaaaacatgaaaatgaaatgatttatttatttgccttGCACCTGAACATCTGTCACTACTACAGCACGTgagcaatatacagtgtatcacaaaagtgagtacacccctcacatttctgcaaatatttcattatatcttttcatgggacaacactatagaaatgaaacttggatataacttagagtagtcagtgtacagcttgtatagcagtgtagatttactgtcttctgaaaataactcaacacacagccattaatgtctaaatagctggcaacataagtgagtacaccccacagtgaacatgtccaaattgtgcccaaatgtgtcgttgtcccttcctggtgtcatgtgtcaaggtcccaggtgtaaatggggagcagggctgttaaatttggtgttttgggtacaattctctcatactggccactggatattcaacatggcacctcatggcaaagaactctctgaggatgtgagaaatagaattgttgctctccacaaagatggcctgggctataagaagattgctaacaccctgaaactgagctacagcatggtggccaaggtcatacagcggttttccaggacaggttccactcggaacaggcttcgccagggtcgaccaaagaagttgagtccacgtgttcggcgtcatatccagaggttggctttaaaaaatagacacatgagtgctgccagcattgctgcagaggttgaagacgtgggaggtcagcctgtcagtgctcagaccatacgccgcacactgcatcaactcggtctgcatggtcgtcatcccagaaggaagctgacgcacaagaaagcccgcaaacagtttgctgaagacaagcaatccaagaacatggattactggaatgccctgtggtctgacgagaccaagataaacttgtttggctcagatggtgtccagcatgtgtggcggcgccctggtgagaagtaccaagacaactgtatcttgcctacagtcaagcatggtggtggtagcatcatggtcttgggctgcatgagtgttgctggcactggggagctgcagttcattgagggaaacatgaattccaacatgtactgtgacattctgaaacagagcatgatcccctccctttgaaaactgggcctcatggcagttttccaacaggataacgaccccaaacacaacctccaagatgacaactgccttgctgaggaagctgaaggtaaaggtgatggactaaacccaattgagcacctgtggcgcatcctcaagtggaaggtggaggagttcaaggtgtctaacatccaccagctccgtgatgtcatcatggaggagtggaagaggattccagtagcaacctgtgcagctctggtgaattccatgcccaggagggttaaggcagtgctggataataatggtggtcacacaaaatattgacactttgggcacaatttggacatgttcactgtggggtgtactcacttatgttgccagccatttagacattaatggctgtgtgttgagttattttcagaagacagtaaatctacactgctatacaagttgtacactgactactctaagttatatccaagttttatttctatagtgttgtcccatgaaaagatataataaaatatttgcagaaatgtgaggggtgtactcacttatgtgatacactgtagcaatTCTGATGAACAGTCAGTCCTCCAGATACACATAAGCATTCAAATAAAGCACTAAACGTGATGGTACCATAACGGTGCTTTAAACCCGCCCTGGTCTTTTCGGTAGATTTCTATTAGCTAATCGTCTCGCGCCCATTTTATGACCAGCCGGTGGGGGCTTATTTGGGCGTTTTTTTCACACCGAGGGCCGCTGAACGAGAGAGGTTCTCTTCTTCTCTCAGAGCCTCTAATTGCTCCACTCAGCTTTATAGCGTTGTGAGTAAATGAGCCCTCACAATCGGAGAGCCACTTTTGCACCGCCAGAGTCCCCAAACACATCTGCCTGCCTTCATCTAACACACCTGCAAGCAATTTCCGGTTTCCAGCAGCACGACCTCCTGCAGGGGGGTTAACGCTGGCCCGTCTGCCTCCCTCAGCAACCTACCAAATGACCTGAGGCATTAACTGGACTGCGGGGGTGAGCAAACCCAGTTTAATTGTCAGTCAGGGTTGTTAGCAGGATGCCCATCATTGGATATTATTACTCTACACTTATACAAACATAATAATGTCATCACTTTTATCAACCtattcattctggtcagggtcgctgcgCTGTAGATCCAGGGCCACACAAACCATGGGCACAAGGCAGTTAGACGCTGACCAGGCTGCCAGGGTAAtgcttactcacacactcaggCAGTTTAAAGCAGCCAGTTCTTTAGGTCTGACAGAAATAGGAGAAAACCTCAAGGACATTAGAAGAACGTGCAAAACTCCTCTCAGACATGAATCAAATCCATTCTTTCAGGACCCATGTAACAGCAGTCGTTAGTTGTGCCCATTCCAGTGACACAAAGAGTGACGATGGAAACTCGAGCAGATGTGTCTACCAGCTGTGCAATCTTTGCATAATGTTGTTGTGTAATTCATTAAATATTAATCTCATTATAAAAGGATGGTTTGGGTGCTAgttcaccactgctgagatctccaGCTCGAattctaatctcagctctgttatcagccagccaggcgcTTACACAGATGTGATTGGTTAGGTCTCAGGGTGGGCGGGCCAAAGGGATTTATGGTTACTGCTGCGATTGCGGTTTCTACTGGCTGGTCAAGGAATAAAGGAAATCAGTGCACGTGTTGGgtacggctctcctcggtcagggtaaGAGTccgcagcagtagaggaaataCAACtgggtaaataaatacaactagattggggggaAATGAGAAAGTACATAAATAGTTTTGCTacaataagaaaaataataaattatcatttattttatcattcttTATCTATAATTGAAACGATActtacaaggtggactaactaggtaggagtgcctaatagagtggacagtgagtggacctctgtgtctgatccactcataccagcccaacacacactaacacaccaccaccatgtcattgtcactgcagtgctgagaatgatccaccacctaaataatacctgctctgtggtggtcctgaccattgaagaacagggtgaaagcaggctaaaaaagtatgtagagaaacagatggactacagtcagtaattgtagaactacaaagtgcttctatatggtaagtggcgctgataaaatggaccccGTACAGGTTgcctgtccatcacagggcaaagacACATTCACACGAACATTTTTACCaaggggcaattttagtagctccaattaacctgactgcatgtcttggcctgtgtgaggaaactggaacacctggaagaaacccacatggacactgggagaacatgcaaactccacacagactctggaaatcaaacccaggaccttcttgctgtgaggcgacagtgcttacagttatgactgaatacaatttaagcaattgagggttaagggtcttgctcaggggaccaacagtgCCAGCTTGGCACCAGTGGGGCTTGAATTACTGTATTCaaattactactccagtacccttaaccactgagctccaACTGCTCATCATAAATAGATTCTAATATATTACCTTTAGaagtctaacacacacacacacacacacacacacactcataccaaggggcaattttagtatcaaattaacattttttgcATGTAAACATAGCCAGTGTGTGGAAAACAGCATATTAAAGTTGATAATATGACATGTTCTGACCTCCAGACCCGATAAATAAACACTTCTTGTGTAGTAATGCGGCTTACCAGTATTTGGCAGGTGGGTGGGTGTTAATTTCAAGCCCTGGACAGAAAGCCAGTTCGGTTCTCCTTCCTTTAATGGAGCCCTTATAGAAAAAGAAGCTCAATCAGGCTCCACGTCCAGATTGAGAAGAAGAAAGTGCTCTCTACTTTTGTCTCCTGCCATAAAGCAGCTGGCATGCTATTAGCATCAGGTCTGCCCCCCCTGAAATTGCTTTCAGTCAGACGTGACCGGGCTGCAGAGGACATGTGGGACGGAGAAGGAAAGGCACGCAGGCAAGAAAAAGGGAACCGAAGATACCGTCTCATCCTCAGGTGGATATGTTTGCCTCTTTCATGCCCGGCATTTGGGGCGGCTTATTTGACTCTTTAAAGAAGACTTTGAAGAGCTGGGCTTGCGTGGATAACCTGGGATGAATGATAAGTCCTCCAGCCGGCACATCACTAGAAAGCAAATATATTCAGACATTTATTATCGACGAGAGGAGGATGGGAAATGTCAAGGTTGGCAGATGAGCGCAAATTGGGTAAATCTACAGATGAAGTGATTAGAGATGTCAGCTTGGTATTGTTACCAGGGACAGCGGCTGGAGTTTGCAGCTGGAGTACGTTTTGTGTGCTTCACATCACCCTGTCtatttgtatgtatatgtatatatattattatataggaAGCTTTTCCTTAGCACACTGGTGGAAAAACAATGATATTTACATAATACATTAATATAGAGCTGATCTCTTGCTGATAcactatgaccaaaagtatgtggacactcatcCTAAGGTGTTTTTGCCACACGCATTGTTGACAGGTGTTTAAAATTAGTTACCCTTCAATCAGACCAACAGAGATGCGACAAGACGAATGACCAGCTCTCCGGCAACAGTTGGATTTCCGGCAACAGGAGGCGGAGCGAACATGGCGATGCACAGTGGGCAGAGACATGACTatcattcattt from Trichomycterus rosablanca isolate fTriRos1 chromosome 11, fTriRos1.hap1, whole genome shotgun sequence includes the following:
- the ubl7b gene encoding ubiquitin-like protein 7b; amino-acid sequence: MNMANPAWHLSLKLRNMPKSVLPFPEDVEPGSYIVATIKELVSAQLPDSLPDPELIDLVHCGCKLKDDLTLDSYGIRSGSTLHILKKVWPEPEVKPEPVNKSAAAREFRLLQAAMHSNAAYRDTVFKLLSNKESLDQIIVASPGLRSDPVALGVLQDKDLFVQFTDPNLLDVLIQSHPSLVNAIILILHSVTSALPGQSNASTSRNVSEMPGGFMFEGMSDDDDDFQSENRAGSLRPRPMNLSSGGATGPRPITQSELATALALANTPDSSAVTPSQDMSSGSSSVAAGTPVSSTVFSRALQQALQATGVSSLQGRWQTQMQQLRDMGIRDEELALRALQATDGDLQAALELIFAGGL